CGTTCTCGGAGAGCTTGTGGTTGGTCTTCTGCGAGGCCGCATAGAGTTCTGCAGCCTTCACGGAGATTTCCGCATTCACTTCGCAACAGCGGACATTCTTCGAATTTTCAAAGAACTCGCGGTACTGCCGGGCAAGTACGCCCTCGTTCGCTCCGAAAGCCTTCTGGGTAATTTCAAACAAGGTAACCGCCGACACCAGGACCTGCACGTTCTTTTCGTAGGCCATGTCGAGCACGCCCGATACCGCCGGGTAAAAGTCCGGGTGCATCTGCAGCAGCCGGACCAGCGGGCCCGAATCCAAGAAAAGAACGCGGCTCTGTGCGATATCCCTTATCACTGATAGATTTCCATATAGGCGATGTCTTCGCGCATGTTGGCGCGGACCATCTTGAAACGTTCGGCCTTCGGGTAGAAGTACCAGATCATCCACTCACCCGCCATGTCGGTGCGCTTGGTCTTGATGGCGACGGGCTTTTCGCCCTTGTAGAATTCGCGCTTGTGCGGAATCACGTGTTCGAACGGCCTGTAGGTATGCACGGTTTCGCCCGCCTTCCTCTCGATAAAGCCGTTACCGCCCTTGCTCCAGGTGATATACACGGCGCCGTTCTCGTCCTTTGTCTCTTCGCAGCTGTCAAAGCCGCTTCCGCACCACAGGTACTTCTTGAACTTGAATTCCTTTTCGGGCATGTTGAACACTTCAGCCTTGCGGGTGTTACCCTTATAGTTATTGTACTCGCCCGCGAGCGTGTAGCTTCCGACGTTGTAGTCATCGCAGCCGCGCTGAGCGACTTTCACCCTGCGGCC
This genomic window from Fibrobacter sp. contains:
- a CDS encoding PIN domain-containing protein, with product MIRDIAQSRVLFLDSGPLVRLLQMHPDFYPAVSGVLDMAYEKNVQVLVSAVTLFEITQKAFGANEGVLARQYREFFENSKNVRCCEVNAEISVKAAELYAASQKTNHKLSENEALRLATAFVNGADCILTECANFRDATDVAVFTLDEI